Proteins found in one Coffea eugenioides isolate CCC68of chromosome 5, Ceug_1.0, whole genome shotgun sequence genomic segment:
- the LOC113770710 gene encoding protein CELLULOSE SYNTHASE INTERACTIVE 1 has product MYPPSTNPTLPPLKEPPAETPAEALDKITRLLTSLLPSTLSITSFTSRWQVLRSKLASLKSMLSELSDSAHWSDNLLLQSLLPNVFSTLQRVQTLCQQCSDPSFTPGKLLMQSDLDMCTGWLSKLIHDLDLLLRSGVLRQSNAIVLSHPSVNSSKEDLSLFVKDLFTRLQIGGTEFKKKALDSLVQLLSEDEKSAGLVAKDGEVSYLVSLLDMNANTFIREQAVLAVSMLASNSDQSRKCVFEEGALGPLLRIIESGSMPLKEKAAMAVECITLDAENAWAVSAYGGVSILVELCKSGSSVAQSHAIGAVRNVSTNEDIRLALADEGAIPVLLQLLVSGTASAQEKAANCVAILASSSEHFRNLLLQEKSLHRLLHCLHASSSSDTLEHILRAIYSLSGMDSAFRMLSASTTFIVQIADLIKHGNVMLQHISASLLAKLSISEGNKRAISGCMGSLVKLMESAKPDGLQEVAANALVSLLAVRSNRKDLVKDEKCLMRLVQMLDPRNDFVSKKFPIAVVAAIMASGSQGCRKRLVAAGVYGHLQKLAEMEVIGAKKALQRLSGNRLKSIFSMTWRE; this is encoded by the coding sequence ATGTATCCTCCCTCCACAAATCCCACCTTGCCGCCACTTAAAGAACCTCCGGCGGAGACTCCGGCGGAAGCCCTTGACAAAATAACGCGGCTTTTAACCAGTCTTCTTCCTTCTACACTTTCAATAACTTCCTTCACATCTAGATGGCAAGTTCTCCGGTCAAAGCTTGCTTCTCTCAAATCCATGCTCTCGGAACTTTCCGATTCGGCTCACTGGTCGGATAATCTGCTTCTGCAGTCTCTTCTTCCCAATGTTTTCTCGACTCTTCAGCGCGTTCAGACGCTCTGTCAGCAATGCTCAGACCCTTCTTTCACTCCGGGGAAGCTCCTCATGCAGTCCGACCTGGATATGTGTACTGGCTGGCTGTCGAAACTGATTCATGACCTCGACCTTTTGCTCCGGTCAGGGGTTCTCCGGCAGTCCAACGCCATTGTCCTCTCTCACCCCTCTGTCAATTCTTCTAAAGAAGATTTATCCCTCTTTGTGAAGGACCTGTTTACCCGGCTACAGATCGGCGGAACAGAGTTCAAGAAAAAAGCCCTTGATTCGTTGGTTCAGTTGCTATCCGAGGATGAAAAGTCCGCCGGATTGGTGGCAAAAGATGGGGAGGTTAGTTATTTGGTGTCGCTTCTGGATATGAATGCTAATACTTTTATTCGAGAACAGGCTGTTTTAGCCGTTTCTATGCTTGCTTCCAATAGCGATCAATCGAGAAAATGCGTATTTGAAGAGGGGGCTTTGGGCCCTTTATTGAGAATTATCGAGTCTGGATCAATGCCGTTGAAGGAGAAGGCTGCTATGGCTGTGGAGTGCATCACTTTAGATGCTGAAAATGCCTGGGCTGTTTCGGCTTATGGAGGGGTTTCTATTCTTGTAGAGTTATGTAAGTCTGGTTCTTCTGTAGCTCAGTCCCACGCAATTGGGGCTGTGAGGAATGTATCCACAAATGAGGATATTCGTTTGGCTTTGGCTGACGAAGGGGCTATACCAGTTTTATTACAATTGCTTGTTTCAGGTACTGCTTCAGCGCAAGAAAAAGCAGCTAATTGTGTTGCAATTCTTGCTTCTTCGAGCGAGCATTTTCGTAATTTGTTGTTACAAGAAAAGAGTTTGCACAGGTTGCTTCATTGCTTGCACGCATCGTCTAGTTCGGATACATTAGAACATATTTTACGGGCAATTTATTCGCTTTCTGGGATGGATTCTGCTTTTAGGATGTTATCCGCATCTACCACGTTTATTGTACAAATTGCTGATCTTATTAAGCACGGAAATGTTATGTTGCAGCATATTTCTGCTTCGTTGCTAGCAAAATTATCGATAAGTGAGGGGAATAAGAGGGCTATCAGTGGGTGTATGGGGTCTTTGGTGAAGCTGATGGAGTCAGCTAAGCCTGATGGATTGCAAGAGGTGGCTGCCAATGCATTGGTTTCACTGTTGGCCGTGAGGTCTAATAGAAAAGATTTGGTCAAGGATGAGAAGTGTCTGATGAGACTGGTTCAGATGTTGGATCCAAGAAATGATTTTGTTTCTAAGAAGTTCCCTATAGCAGTGGTGGCAGCAATTATGGCCAGTGGCAGTCAGGGTTGCCGGAAGCGGTTGGTGGCGGCTGGGGTTTATGGGCATCTTCAGAAGTTGGCTGAGATGGAGGTTATCGGAGCCAAGAAGGCCTTGCAGAGGCTCTCCGGCAACAGGCTGAAGAGTATATTCTCAATGACTTGGAGGGAATAA